From Malacoplasma iowae:
TCAAAACAATAATACTATTAAATTAATATTTACAAGAAATGCATCTCTTGTATATCAACAATCAACATTAGTAACAAATTATTTATTAGAAAAAAATAATTATCAAAAAAATGAAATGAAAAATGAAATAGCTTTTTTCATTGATAGTGATGTATATAAAGATCATGATAAATTTGATTTTTCAAAATATGATGAGTTAACGAAAAATTATGAGACAAGCCAATTTTTATTAATTAGCAACCAAAACAATTTTCCAGATGTTACAAAAGATGAGGATTATCGTATATTTCCATCTACAGAAATGCTAGGTACAATATTTGAGTTCTACAAAAACAAATATGGCAATGATGTATCTTTTGATATTTGAATACCAGATCTTTCTTTAACTTCTGTTTGAGGAAAATATAATGGTAGCAAAGAATGATATGATATTTTGCAACATACAAATCATATATACATAACATCAGATGGAAATTCACAAACATTTAAGTTTGTAGAGTCATATATAAAATGATTAAATAAACAAAGCAAAGACATCGAAACATTAAATAATCAAACTTTGACTAAACTTAATTCAATATTTGATAAAACAAATTCAGAAGCTTCATTTGATGCATATTCAAAATCTGTTCTATGAGATTTTTTAAGAACTAATTTATTTACAATCTTTCACATAACAAGATACATTGACTCACCATATTATCAAACAAGCACAGAAAGAATGTATCCAGCTTATAGTTTTAACTATGATTATTATGATTTATCAAATAAATTATTTGAAGAAAAATCAACAACTCAAAAAGATAATTATATAAGTAACTATGAGAAGTTTTTTAAAGTTGAAAATGCACAACTTAAAGATTTTGTTTATAAAGGATTTGAAAATTATGATCCTAAAAAGAAAAACATTATTTGAATGGGTGATTCATTAATTAGAGAAGTAGCACATGTTAACAGCAAAAGAGCTGAAGAAATACAAAACACTTTTTTAGGAATTACAAAAAAATATCCAGTAGATCAATATAACTATTTCTTTAAACATCATCCATATTACACAACTGAACAACAAGAACAAATGACAAACTTTATATCTAAAAAAAGTGAAAATATTAAACCAATTTATTTTAATAATTTCCCTTGAGAGATGTTTCTTAGTTGAGATAAAAAAGAACAATCAAAAAACAAAGAGTCAAATCAAACATATGTTCCATTTTTTACAGCTACATCAAATAATGAAACAATTCCTCAAACTCAATTAATTGGAATTCAATACACGTCAACAACAATTTTATCTACATATTTATTTTTAAAACAGAATTATAAACAAACAGAGGAACAAGCATATAAATCAATAGACTATAATAATTTCCCAGTTCCAGGAACATTTGACATTATATATAGAGGTTTACCATCTCAAGTACCATATAGTGATCAAATTAAAGTAAACAAAAAAAGAACAATAGATGTATACAATCCATTTTTAGAAATAGGATATATCAAAAAATTCCATGATGACCAATTAACTACAAAAGAATTTTCAAACATTAACAACATTAGTTCAAATTTTTATAACGATGTATGATATATGGAAGTTTGACAAGACCCAATAACTATTACATTTATTTCTATTGTTATAGTTATCACTTCATTTGCATGTTTAATTTTGTTTTCATATTCAAGAAAACAAAATAAGATAAATTCTAAAAAATAATAATCTATTATTTGCATTAAATATTTAAGCCATTCTCTAATATAAAAGGAATGGTTTTTAAATATCATCTATAATTTCTTATAAGAACATTTCACTATTAAATATTTATTTAACATTAATTTTTTTAATTGCTGATATTAGATCTAATATACCTGGAAAAATAAGTTCTACTTCAATAGCATTCTTTTCAAAAAATTCTATTGGTATGCTTTGATATAAAGAAAATTTAGTATATGCATTTTCTAACAATTTGCTTGGTAACAAGTATGTTTTATTTAAATCAAAAAAATGTAATATGATAAATGAAATTCCACCAAAATTATTAATTCTTATTATGTGTTTTATTTGGTGATCTTTAATCATATTTAAAGAGAAATTATTACCATTTGTTTGTTTTGTTTCAAAGTCTACATACTTTCCATCTATAATTCCAAAAAAATCTGTAAAAGATTTTTTATTTAAATGACCTTCTATTTTTGTTTCTTTTTTACTTATTATTTTTATTGGTAAATTTCTTTTCTCTATATGACATAAATTATTTGCTTCATAATAACTAATAGTTTTGTTAATTAGTTCTTCAATATACATTCCTCTATTTTTTAGCATATTTGCTCCCATTCAAATTCATACATATTTTAAAATAAAAATACACGAAATAGAAAATCTATCTCATGTATTTTTATTTAACCAATACTTTTTATTATGCAATAAATAAGTTTAAAGCAACTGTTGCTACTTCTTTACTTGAACTACCACCAATTATTTTATCAATTCCAGGGAATGAAGGAACACTAATGTTTCCTCATAATAAAATTGCACCAATTATTAAACATAAAGATCCAATTGTTGGAATAATAAATGTAAGCGTTTTTATTAATGATCCAAAGAATGGAATTTTTTTAAGTGGAAAAAATATTGCTGTATACCCTAATAGAACTGCACCACCAGCTAAGAATAATTTTAATCCAAAGTAAGCTGTTGAAGATGCATTACCTCTACTAACAATATAATCTTGTATTCAAGTATTTAGTTTAGCTATTGGCCCTAATTGCGTTAATGTATCCCAACCTTTAGTGTTTAAACCAAAGAAAGAAATTGTATACATTATTCACAACACTGCTAAAACTAGAAATAACAACGAGAATAATATTTTAAATAATTTCATATATCTCCCCTATTCTTGCTTTTATTATATTATATAGGAGTGTAATTTCAAATAGATTAAACCAAAAATTAAAATTACTATATTTTAATAAAATAGTGGTTTTTTATTTTATTACTCTAACAATTTTGTTAACTATATTTTTTAAAGGTTTATCTATAGTAATAGTAAATTCAGTTGATGGTTGATTAACTATGTTTATAGAAACATTATCACTATTTTTTATGTCAATTATATTAAATTCAACATTGTTTAAATCTGGCATTAATATTTCAAACTTAGAATTTTTAGTAAAATAGTTTTTTGAATGGATTTTGAATGTTCTATCTGTAATTTCTTCAATGAATACAAAAGCAAAGTTTTGTAATAATTCTCTTTCTTCTTCAAAATATAGCATTTTTGATTCATTTGGATTTTTATCAAAAAAAGCAGACGATGTTAATCTATTTTCAGCTTTTTGCAATTCTTTTTTTACTTTTGATATATCAATTTCTTTTTTATTAATATACGCATCTATAACATTTCTATAGCAAGCTGTGACAGTAGCCACATAGTGAATAGATTTCATTCTTCCTTCAACTTTGAAAGATGCAACATTAACAGACATTAATTGATTCATATTTTCAAGTAAAGACATATCTTTTGCAGACATGGTAAAATATTTGTCAATATTTTCAAGATTAACTATTTTATATTTTCATCTACAAGATTGAGCACAACCACCAACATTAGCATCTCTTAATGAAAAATTATTAGACATCATACATCTACCAGAATAAGAAATACAAACAGCTCCATGAATAAAATATTCAAGTTCTATTTCTTCTTTAAGATTTTTATCAAGTAATGCTAACTCTTCAAAACTTGTTTCTCTACCTAACACAACTCTACTTGCACCATTTCTTTTTCAAAATAAAGCTGCTTTAGAATTACAAACAGATTGTTGAGTTGATATGTGCACTTCAAAATCCTTATTTATTTCTTTTATTTTAGAAAAAATATAAGGATCAGCAACAATTGCAGCATCAACATTACACTCATTGATTTTTTTAAAAAATGGTTCAAACCCTAGTAAGTGTCCATTATGACAAATAATATTTAAAACCACATACACTTTTTTATTTTTACTATGTGCATAATCTGTAATTTTTTTAATTTCACTAAAATCAAAATTTGAACTTCTAGCTCTTAGTGAATAAGCTTTTGGTCCAATATAAATTGCATCAGCACCATATTCTAAAGCATACATTCCTTTTTCAAAGTTACCAGCAGGCATTAATAACTCATATTTCATTATTATTCTCCCTCCTGTTCATTATCATTTTTTAGTGTATGTAATATATCACCCATTTTTCCAAAAAAACCTTCTGATACAATGTGGTCAACATAATCTTTTTGTTTATCAAATAATTTTATTATCTCATTTTCATTGTTTAAATTACTTAAAGCTTGATTAAATAATTTAACTATTTCAATAACTTGGTTATCTTTCATAAATAGAGAATCAATAATTAAACCATCAATATTTGAATCATAAAGTTCTTTAAGTCTTTTGATACAACTTAAAAAATAACCTGTTAGCATGTGAGTTCCACTATTATCTTCATAAATAATATTGGGATATTTTCTTAAATCTTCTTTTATCTCCCAATATGATAAATTATCAAATTTATTTTCTTTAACATCAGCATGTTTTAAAAAATTTGACAGCATAGGTCATCTTGAATGCATTACAAACCCAAGACCAAACCCCTTAACATAAACTTCCATTGCTTTTTTGTTAAGACCTATTTTTTCATTTCATTTGTCATTAATTCTGTAGCTAAAGAAACTCTTGTAATTTTATTTTTAAGATAAAAATCAAATTGACCATAGCTTGTTACAATAGTTTCTGGACTATAATGCAAATTTAAATTTAAATTTTCTTCATAACATATTTGTGGTATTGCAAAATCATGAAACATAACATAATCAATATCAATATCATTTAATAACTTTAATGTTTCAGTTAAACCATTCATTTGATTTTCAAAATATATGTCATTAAGACACACAGTAATTTTGCTATTACCTTTATTTTTACAAAGAGACTTTATTTCTTCTATTGTAAAAACATTATTAAAACGACAACAATAATCTTTAAGTCCAACTATAATGTTATCAACATTAAGTTCTAACATTTTTAAAGCTAAAGAATAGTTCCCACAAGTTACAGATAATTTCATAGTTTTTTCCTTCCTTTTGCACACAGCCAAACCATCACCAACATTAACTATTTTTATATTTCAATCCTTTTTTTGATTTAAGTATTTAATAAAATTATTATTTTTATTTATTATTTTTAAAGCCTGCTTATTATTTTTGCTTAAAAGTCTTTTAAGAAAAATATTGTCTATTATTATCATTCCATTATGGTTTATATAATTTTGATATTTTTCAAATAACAACTCTTGTTTTGATTTTGGACCATCAATAAAAATAATGTCATATTTTGAATCAGGTTTATATTCAAATGCATCAGCCAATACATATTCAACTTTAGAACTTACTTTATTAGAGTTTTGAAAATATATTTCATTTTTTTCAATAGTTTTAATTTTTTTTAAATCTGTTTTTAATGCAAAAAAAGTTGAGCTAAAACCATTACCTGTTCCAATTTCTAACATAGTAGAAAATTTGTGAATCGATATTAATGACCAAATGTAATAACACGATTCTATTTCCAAAGGATGATGATTGTTTTTTATACTTTCTAAATATAATTTTCTAATATATGACATATTTTTTCCAAAGCAATAAATATTATAGTTTATTAAAGTTAAATAAAAAAATAAATAGAATTTTTGTTTTCTATTTATTTTTTATATTTAAAACAATATGGAAAATGATCATTATAAATTCCTATGGCTTGTAGATAAGATAATATCGTCACACTTCCAAGATATTTGAAGCCATATGATTTTAATTCTTTATATATTTGATCTGATAACAAAGTTGTTTTTATATTTGGATCTAAATTCTTTTGTTGTTTAAACCCAACTTTACTTCATAAATAATTGTATAAAGAATCATAATCTTCAATAAGTTTTAAATAAGCTTTTGCATTTGTTGTAATGCTTGATATTTTTTTAATATCTTTTATGACATCATTTGTTTTTGCAATCTTAGCAAGCTGTTCCACATCCATTTTAGAAATGGCAACTATGTTATTAAAATCAAAATGTTTTTCATATCCTTTTTCTTTTGCTAACAGCACACTGAAACTAAGCCCTGTTGCTTGTGATTCTAATATTAACAATTTAAAAAGAACATTTTCATCTTTACAAACATTACCTCAAAAATTATCATGATGATCTTTATAATGTTTATTTTTATTTGCTCATTCACATCTAATTTTTTCCATAATTAACCAAGTCTTATATCTTCTTCAAGATAATCAATATCTTTTCTTTTTGGAATTTTTCTTGCAAATATATCTAAAGTAGCACCAATACCAAGTTGTCCTATAAGCATCATGATGATAAGCGGAAGCAATGCTCATCATGGAAGGACAACAAGGCTTGATACTCCTGTTGATAAACCTGTTGTACCAAATGCTGAAGACATATCAAATAAATAATCTACAAAAGTAAAATTATATGGTTCTTGAAGTTGAACAAAGTTTTTACCATCATTATTTATAAAACTTAGAAAAAAGAATGCTGTTGTCAAAACAAACATTATCACAAATCCTAATAAGAAAATTAAAAAAGAATAAGTAACTGTTTTGTTTGGTATTGTTCTTTTGAACACACTAGTTTTATCTAAACCTCTTATTCAACTCATCATTGATTTAAACATAACTGCAATAGTTGTAGTTCTAATACCACCACCATTACTTGAAGGACAAGCTCCTATAAACATGGTAATGATATATAAAATTTTTGTTGATTCTGTTAAATTATATAATCCAACTGTAGCAAAACCAGCACTTCTTGTTGAAGCAACATTAAAAATAATACTTCAATTAATATTTAGTTGAGTAAGTTCTCCAAAGGGTTTGACCATTTGACCATTTTCACCCATTATTGGTTGTGTAAATTTAATCATTGGTTGAAATAACTTTTCTCCCTTTTCAGCACCACTATTAATAAAATGAACATCATAATTATAAACGCCTAAATATTCAGTCATAAAGGCAAGCCCAACACTAACAACACCTATTATGAAATATGATGTTAAACAAATTTTTGTAAATGAAGTATATTTGTTTTTAGGAAGATTTTTATATTCTGACCTATTAAAATATTTAGCAAGTATTTTGGTTTTAAAAAACCATTCCATTCTCATACTAAAATCATAAATTATTGGGAATCCAATACCACCAATAACAAATAAAAACATAAGTAGAACTTGAACAATAATTCCTAAATCATTTCTAAACAGAGACAAAGAACTAGAACCAAAAAGATCAAAACCTGCATTATTTAAAGCAGCACTTGATAAAAACACACCATGTCATAATGCTTTATCAAAATGTTGATAACCATCATTTACAACATTAGAATCAACAGTAATACCAAAATAATCTTTTGCATCTTGTTGTAAATAAAAAGGGACACTATAAATTATTGAAGCTAGTATTAAAGAAAAAATAAATTGAATTCCAGTTAGAATAAAAAACAATCTTACAATCATTTTTGATGATTGTGAAATTTTAGATCCACCTCTTTCAATGTGGAGCATCGATTTACTAAAAATATTTTTTTGAGTCAATCTATAAATAGATTTTCCTAATAAATAAAATAAGGAAATATATCCAAAACCACCAACTTGGATTAATGAATATACAACAAACTGACCAAAGAAATTCATATGAGTTCCAACCTCAATACCTGCAGTTAACCCAGTATCTGTAAAGGCTGAAACAGCAACAAACATAGCTTTTATAAAATTAACATGTAGTGTCTCACTTTTATTTAATAATTTATCGGCTTCACTCAAGTTTAAATTAAAGATATATTCATTGTTTTTATATTCATAACTTGTGTAATTATATGAAATAGGTAAATATAAAAGTATAGTTCCAATTAATACAATGACAATAATTCCCAAAAATACTTTTTTTGGTCAAGTTCAGTTCATAAAAATGAAATTTTTAGTACTTTTCTTTATATTCTTACTAAACTTTTTTGCATTAAAAGAACTAATTTTAATTCTTCTTTTAAAACTCTTTTTAAACTTAGATAAGTTATTTTTTTTCATTGTCAAATATTAACCCATTATAAGTTAATATTATAAATCAATTATATAAATGTATAATAATAAATATTAATTTTGGGGTATTAAGTTATGTCTAAAAGAAAAATTGAAAAGGATAAATCACACCAAAATAAATATTTAATAATTGGTTATGGTAAATTTGGGAAAGGTTTTGCTGCAAGATTATTAAATGAGGGTGTAAAAGAAACAAATATTTATATAATTGACAAAAACGCAGAAAGACTTGTTCAAGCTGAACCAATTTTTACAAACATAATTAGAACTACAATTACAGATTTTGATTCTATAAATGCTTTTGATATATCAGATATTAGTGTAATAGTGATAAGCATGTCTGATATTGAAGAATCATTAATGATTGCTGCAAATTGTAAAAAATATGGTGATAAAAGATATTATGCAAAAGCGAAAAATGACATTCATAGTAAATTATTAAAAACACTTGGCGTTGATGAAACAGTTATTCCTGAAGAAGAAGTTGGAAGTAGACTTGCTTATAAATCATTATTTAAAAACAATGTTGAAATAAACCTTTTAAGCACAAATTATAATATTGTTCACTTTAAAGTTACTAATCCAAAAATTGTTGGAAAAACAATTATGGATCTTAACCTAAGAGAAGAATTGGATTGTAATATTTTTGGTTTAAAAAGAGATGATAGTTTTTTTATTCCAAATGCAAACCATGAAATTAAACTAAACGATACATTAAGTGTAGTTTGTAAAAAAGAGGATTCAAAAGCACTGTTAGAAAAATTTACTAATTAGTATTAATGGAGGTTTTAATAAATGGAAAGATTTTTTAAAAACGAATGGTTAAATCAAGCAATAGCTGATCTTAACATAAAAAGATATACAGATATTCAATTTAAAACAATTCCATCCATTTTAAAAAACAATAATACTATTGGTGTATCAGAAACTGGTACTGGTAAAACATATGCTTATCTTTTTCCTATTTTGGAAAAAATAGACACATCATTAAACTACATTCAATCAATTATTATTTTGCCAACTAGAGAATTAGCTAATCAAATTTACAGCA
This genomic window contains:
- a CDS encoding Holliday junction resolvase RecU; its protein translation is MLKNRGMYIEELINKTISYYEANNLCHIEKRNLPIKIISKKETKIEGHLNKKSFTDFFGIIDGKYVDFETKQTNGNNFSLNMIKDHQIKHIIRINNFGGISFIILHFFDLNKTYLLPSKLLENAYTKFSLYQSIPIEFFEKNAIEVELIFPGILDLISAIKKINVK
- a CDS encoding U32 family peptidase C-terminal domain-containing protein; the encoded protein is MKYELLMPAGNFEKGMYALEYGADAIYIGPKAYSLRARSSNFDFSEIKKITDYAHSKNKKVYVVLNIICHNGHLLGFEPFFKKINECNVDAAIVADPYIFSKIKEINKDFEVHISTQQSVCNSKAALFWKRNGASRVVLGRETSFEELALLDKNLKEEIELEYFIHGAVCISYSGRCMMSNNFSLRDANVGGCAQSCRWKYKIVNLENIDKYFTMSAKDMSLLENMNQLMSVNVASFKVEGRMKSIHYVATVTACYRNVIDAYINKKEIDISKVKKELQKAENRLTSSAFFDKNPNESKMLYFEEERELLQNFAFVFIEEITDRTFKIHSKNYFTKNSKFEILMPDLNNVEFNIIDIKNSDNVSINIVNQPSTEFTITIDKPLKNIVNKIVRVIK
- a CDS encoding U32 family peptidase; the protein is MEVYVKGFGLGFVMHSRWPMLSNFLKHADVKENKFDNLSYWEIKEDLRKYPNIIYEDNSGTHMLTGYFLSCIKRLKELYDSNIDGLIIDSLFMKDNQVIEIVKLFNQALSNLNNENEIIKLFDKQKDYVDHIVSEGFFGKMGDILHTLKNDNEQEGE
- a CDS encoding U32 family peptidase, which encodes MSYIRKLYLESIKNNHHPLEIESCYYIWSLISIHKFSTMLEIGTGNGFSSTFFALKTDLKKIKTIEKNEIYFQNSNKVSSKVEYVLADAFEYKPDSKYDIIFIDGPKSKQELLFEKYQNYINHNGMIIIDNIFLKRLLSKNNKQALKIINKNNNFIKYLNQKKDWNIKIVNVGDGLAVCKRKEKTMKLSVTCGNYSLALKMLELNVDNIIVGLKDYCCRFNNVFTIEEIKSLCKNKGNSKITVCLNDIYFENQMNGLTETLKLLNDIDIDYVMFHDFAIPQICYEENLNLNLHYSPETIVTSYGQFDFYLKNKITRVSLATELMTNEMKK
- a CDS encoding DNA-3-methyladenine glycosylase I, whose amino-acid sequence is MEKIRCEWANKNKHYKDHHDNFWGNVCKDENVLFKLLILESQATGLSFSVLLAKEKGYEKHFDFNNIVAISKMDVEQLAKIAKTNDVIKDIKKISSITTNAKAYLKLIEDYDSLYNYLWSKVGFKQQKNLDPNIKTTLLSDQIYKELKSYGFKYLGSVTILSYLQAIGIYNDHFPYCFKYKK
- a CDS encoding TrkH family potassium uptake protein; the protein is MKKNNLSKFKKSFKRRIKISSFNAKKFSKNIKKSTKNFIFMNWTWPKKVFLGIIVIVLIGTILLYLPISYNYTSYEYKNNEYIFNLNLSEADKLLNKSETLHVNFIKAMFVAVSAFTDTGLTAGIEVGTHMNFFGQFVVYSLIQVGGFGYISLFYLLGKSIYRLTQKNIFSKSMLHIERGGSKISQSSKMIVRLFFILTGIQFIFSLILASIIYSVPFYLQQDAKDYFGITVDSNVVNDGYQHFDKALWHGVFLSSAALNNAGFDLFGSSSLSLFRNDLGIIVQVLLMFLFVIGGIGFPIIYDFSMRMEWFFKTKILAKYFNRSEYKNLPKNKYTSFTKICLTSYFIIGVVSVGLAFMTEYLGVYNYDVHFINSGAEKGEKLFQPMIKFTQPIMGENGQMVKPFGELTQLNINWSIIFNVASTRSAGFATVGLYNLTESTKILYIITMFIGACPSSNGGGIRTTTIAVMFKSMMSWIRGLDKTSVFKRTIPNKTVTYSFLIFLLGFVIMFVLTTAFFFLSFINNDGKNFVQLQEPYNFTFVDYLFDMSSAFGTTGLSTGVSSLVVLPWWALLPLIIMMLIGQLGIGATLDIFARKIPKRKDIDYLEEDIRLG
- a CDS encoding potassium channel family protein, producing the protein MSKRKIEKDKSHQNKYLIIGYGKFGKGFAARLLNEGVKETNIYIIDKNAERLVQAEPIFTNIIRTTITDFDSINAFDISDISVIVISMSDIEESLMIAANCKKYGDKRYYAKAKNDIHSKLLKTLGVDETVIPEEEVGSRLAYKSLFKNNVEINLLSTNYNIVHFKVTNPKIVGKTIMDLNLREELDCNIFGLKRDDSFFIPNANHEIKLNDTLSVVCKKEDSKALLEKFTN